The Candidatus Desulfofervidus auxilii DNA segment ATGCCCACAGAAGAAATAGGATTTCATCTAATGTTTGAAGATGCACGGGATTTTACAGAACCTCACCCTTACAAACCACTTGTTCCTTACGCCTATGACACTGCCTTTGATGTGCAACAGGCGTATGTCTTTTATCAGCCTAAAAATAGCTCATTTTCTTTCTGGGCAGGAAGAAGAGAAGTATTCTATTTAAAACACAGACTCATTGGGACTACCATTGGCTGGGGAAATAAAGTCATTACGTATGACGGAGCCATGGTAACCTTTGAGGATAAAAAATTTAAGTTGGACCTTGCCTATTTAAACTGGGTAAGACCTCAGCACACAGGCAGGTTATTTGAGCATACCTGGTTTGGTGAACCTGCCAACACCCTTGTAGGCTGGCTTACTTTAAAAGATTTATTTTCAGGAGCTAGTCTTGATATATACACCATTTATGACGACCGCAGAAATGGAGAAGATATTTACACCATAGGCCTTAGAGCCTATGGAAAGATAGGAAGTTCTATTGGTTATGATATAAATGGCAGCCTTCAGCTGGGAGATGCATTGGTAGGGAGTGAATTCCAAGACAGAATAGCAGGGGCCTTTTATTTAGACACATGGTATGCCTTTGATATGCCATGGAAACCCACTATAGGTCTGGAATACTTTATGGCCACTGGGGATAGCCATCCGGGTAATGGAGACTATCATACCTTTGACCAGCTCTATGCTACTCCTCATTATTCATACGGATATATGGATTTGATGGGTTGGCAGAATATGCATGACCTTAATCTTAAGACCTGGATAAAACCGGTTAAGGGTTTAAAATGTGGGGCTGCATTTCATACCTTTTGGTTATTTGCCAATGAGGACAACTGGTATAATGCCTATAAAAAAGTTCAGAGGTTTGGCCAAGAGGATGCAAGTCACTATATAGGAAACGAGCTTGATTTTATCTTCTTTTATGACTTTGCAAAATATTTTACTTTAGTAGGTACATATTCGCATTTCTTTGCCGGAAAATTTGTAGCCCAAACAGGCCAGAGTAGTGATGCTGACTTTTTCTCCATGGAAATACGCTTTGAATTTTAAAATGGCCGGATCAGGGAGCCGGTGCTTCCCACGGGCTGCAAACCCGTTGAGGATGCCTAAAAAGCATCCTGTTCGGTTCAACTCCGAAATCCGGCCTCCAAATGACAATGTTTAAACAGATTAAACAGAAACTATTGAAAAAAAGGGCTTCTCCTCAAACAAAGGGGTTAATTTTAGTGGAAGATGTGGCTACGGCTATGGCCATAGAGAAACTTTTGCAAGGGCATGGTTTTAGTGTTAAAGGAGTTGCTCCGCCGCCCCATTTGCGTAAGGGGTGTGATTTGGCAGTAGAGTTTGATTTAGTAGAACAAATGGCCATTGAGAGGATTTTAAATAAAACTAATGTTTCCTATGAAATTTCTCCTTTAAACACTAATGAACCCCCTTTAGAAATTACCAAAATAAAAGAAATAAATGGCTATATTTTAGTGCGAGCTGCAAATATGAAAGTTACTTTTGATAAAAACACAGCTATGATTGTCAATGTTTCAGGGGGTGGGTGCCCTGATGTCCCATTTTTGGCCCAAAATCTTATGGGTAAACGGTTAGAAGAGGCAATGGTGGTTATGGAAAAAGGCCATTCCCTCTGTGCCTATATGTTAAAGAGGGCAATTGAAAAAGGCCTTGAGTTATTAAATGAAAATCACTAAGAGTTATGCTGGTCATTGGCACTATTCCCATTGAACTAAAAGAAGTTGTTACTGGGTCAGTAATTTTTAAAGAGGGAAAGCTGTGTGCTGGCCCGGTTTCTCTAGAACCAAACCTGGGCACCTCTGCCCTTCTGGCTGCTTCTTATATGACCCTTTCTGCCTTAAAACAGGCCCCACCCCAGGCCATTCTTATTGGTGATAAGGGTGAAGGTAAGGGCACAAAGAAGCTCTTTGCCTGGTTAAAGAAAAACGATTTAAACAAACAAACCGTTATTTGCGGTCATTACATGATGCCTTATGTGGAGGAATTTAAACAGATATTTCCCAAACTTTCCCAGGCTGCTCAATATATAGTAGCTGATGCAGGCATGATGTATCTAGCCAAGGGTTCCGGTTTGGCAAGGAAAGTGGATGTATTTACACCAGATGCAGGAGAGTTGGCCTTTTTGGCAGATAAAAATGCCACTCATCCTGCCTATGTCAAACGGATTTTGTTTGAGATGGATACAGATAATATGGAAGACTTAATAAAAGAAGCCTATGTTGCAAAAAATCTTCCTGAATTTGCACTTGTGAAGGGAAGAGAAGATTTGATTGTCAAAAATGGAAAAATTATTACTTCTGTCTCTTCACCCATGGTTGAGGCTATGGAGGCTATTGGTGGTACAGGTGATGCCTTGGTAGGAATCCTATCCGCTCTTATTACAGCAGGCTTTTCTCTGGATAAAGCGTCTATTTTGGCAGCCAAGATTAACCGCATCGCTGGAAATTTAGCTCAACCTACACCAGCAACAACTATTTCAGAAATTATAAAATTTATTCCAAAGGCCATAAAGGAGGTGATAAAATGAGATGGACAGCGGCAAAAGTAGGATTTCTTGTTGGTCTTGGGGCAGCTATAGGACAGGCATTTTTTAAAATCATTCCTCCTCCAGCCTATGGAGTTTGTATTGCCTGTCATGTGCGAGATTTGGACAATTGGATTATTTTAAAAATTTATCCTAGTTTTTATAGTGGTAAATTCATTGGTGGGCCTGTTTCTGCCCATTTCCCACTGTTGACTATTGTGGGTGTGGTTATTGGTGCCTTCTTGGCAGCAAAAGTCAACAAAGAATTTCAGTGGAGGACTATGCGGGTGTGGTGGCAAAGGCCTCATGTAGAATTTGTCTGGGGTATGTTAGTTTGTATAGGTGCGTTAATGATGGGAGGATGTCCAATTCGCACTACTTTAAAAGCTGCCTATTTAGACCTTACCGCCATGTCTGGATTGTTTTCTATCTTTTTAGGCGTCTTTTTAGGCTGTAAGGTAATCAAACACTTGGTAAAACTTGGAGGGTAAAATGCCTGTAATTTATAGTTTATTTCTGGGCTTTCTATTGGGTTATTTAGGTCAACGCGCACGGCTTTGTTTTATTGGGGGAATGCGGGATTATGTGCTGGTCAAAGATACCTATTTA contains these protein-coding regions:
- a CDS encoding alginate export family protein codes for the protein MREAFKKWTLFWIVMVCVLFGKVDYLEANFTKYKNGTSVWDGKIKFGGRIRFRQEIKDGYYIPNGQKKVHDDLSLLQTRIYVEFMPTEEIGFHLMFEDARDFTEPHPYKPLVPYAYDTAFDVQQAYVFYQPKNSSFSFWAGRREVFYLKHRLIGTTIGWGNKVITYDGAMVTFEDKKFKLDLAYLNWVRPQHTGRLFEHTWFGEPANTLVGWLTLKDLFSGASLDIYTIYDDRRNGEDIYTIGLRAYGKIGSSIGYDINGSLQLGDALVGSEFQDRIAGAFYLDTWYAFDMPWKPTIGLEYFMATGDSHPGNGDYHTFDQLYATPHYSYGYMDLMGWQNMHDLNLKTWIKPVKGLKCGAAFHTFWLFANEDNWYNAYKKVQRFGQEDASHYIGNELDFIFFYDFAKYFTLVGTYSHFFAGKFVAQTGQSSDADFFSMEIRFEF
- a CDS encoding DUF3343 domain-containing protein encodes the protein MFKQIKQKLLKKRASPQTKGLILVEDVATAMAIEKLLQGHGFSVKGVAPPPHLRKGCDLAVEFDLVEQMAIERILNKTNVSYEISPLNTNEPPLEITKIKEINGYILVRAANMKVTFDKNTAMIVNVSGGGCPDVPFLAQNLMGKRLEEAMVVMEKGHSLCAYMLKRAIEKGLELLNENH
- a CDS encoding NAD(P)H-hydrate dehydratase → MLVIGTIPIELKEVVTGSVIFKEGKLCAGPVSLEPNLGTSALLAASYMTLSALKQAPPQAILIGDKGEGKGTKKLFAWLKKNDLNKQTVICGHYMMPYVEEFKQIFPKLSQAAQYIVADAGMMYLAKGSGLARKVDVFTPDAGELAFLADKNATHPAYVKRILFEMDTDNMEDLIKEAYVAKNLPEFALVKGREDLIVKNGKIITSVSSPMVEAMEAIGGTGDALVGILSALITAGFSLDKASILAAKINRIAGNLAQPTPATTISEIIKFIPKAIKEVIK
- a CDS encoding YeeE/YedE thiosulfate transporter family protein, which translates into the protein MRWTAAKVGFLVGLGAAIGQAFFKIIPPPAYGVCIACHVRDLDNWIILKIYPSFYSGKFIGGPVSAHFPLLTIVGVVIGAFLAAKVNKEFQWRTMRVWWQRPHVEFVWGMLVCIGALMMGGCPIRTTLKAAYLDLTAMSGLFSIFLGVFLGCKVIKHLVKLGG